In Gordonia phthalatica, one genomic interval encodes:
- a CDS encoding metallophosphoesterase, which yields MGTTLYGVGEAASVRVNQESVTLKRLPAEFDGLRVAVVSDLHLGPARGEAFTRTIVDMVNAERPDLIAIVGDLSDETIEHVGSDLQPLADLRAPLGVFGVSGNHEQISDDVGAWMDEWRSLGITTINNSSVEIRRGAATIDVAGVHDLSNSAPYEPDLDAAVAGRPDDRFTLLLAHQPNHVREAAAHDVDRAFPLDVGHADSSLMLGKRDDVVHGQEALRRGGAFPLDVGHADSSLMLGKRDDVVHGQEALRRGGAFPLDVGHADSSLMLGKRDDVVHGQEALRRGGAFPLDVGHADSSLMLGKRDDVVHGQEALRRGVPA from the coding sequence GTGGGCACCACGCTCTACGGCGTGGGTGAGGCCGCGTCGGTGCGGGTCAATCAGGAGTCGGTGACGTTGAAACGGCTGCCCGCCGAGTTCGACGGTCTACGCGTGGCCGTCGTCAGCGATTTGCACCTGGGACCCGCCCGCGGGGAGGCGTTCACACGCACGATCGTCGACATGGTCAACGCCGAGCGCCCCGACCTCATCGCGATCGTCGGTGACCTGTCAGACGAAACCATCGAGCATGTCGGATCAGACCTGCAGCCACTCGCTGATCTGCGAGCGCCGTTGGGTGTCTTCGGTGTCTCAGGCAACCACGAACAGATCTCCGACGACGTCGGCGCCTGGATGGACGAGTGGCGTTCGCTGGGTATCACCACCATCAACAACTCAAGCGTGGAGATCCGACGCGGGGCAGCCACCATCGATGTCGCTGGAGTGCATGACCTCAGCAATTCCGCCCCGTACGAACCCGACCTTGACGCCGCGGTCGCCGGTCGACCCGACGATCGATTCACCCTGCTACTGGCGCATCAACCCAACCACGTCCGGGAGGCAGCAGCCCACGACGTCGATCGGGCCTTCCCCCTGGATGTTGGACACGCTGATTCCAGCCTGATGCTGGGGAAGCGAGATGATGTAGTCCATGGCCAGGAAGCACTACGACGAGGAGGGGCCTTCCCCCTGGATGTTGGACACGCTGATTCCAGCCTGATGCTGGGGAAGCGAGATGATGTAGTCCATGGCCAGGAAGCACTACGACGAGGAGGGGCCTTCCCCCTGGATGTTGGACACGCTGATTCCAGCCTGATGCTGGGGAAGCGAGATGATGTAGTCCATGGCCAGGAAGCACTACGACGAGGAGGGGCCTTCCCCCTGGATGTTGGACACGCTGATTCCAGCCTGATGCTGGGGAAGCGAGATGATGTAGTCCATGGCCAGGAAGCACTACGACGAGGAGTTCCGGCGTAA
- a CDS encoding DUF4839 domain-containing protein, whose translation MATDTGVTYETKTIRAVRGMESRIVKKWEADGWELVSQSPGMVQVEITFRRPRPKSRRLLWIIGGGVVVLVLAIIVTVGLVIEKNTAPANPAPGEATASPSGQPSAEATGEAASRSSTRDGEVLTPENSPEFAAVLAFTDYCSPDIAAFAAAHRGRTIVFPGSIAAMAPHGNAKTRYDILINAGDAASATGPAFQFRDENTLNDLHWVGPVPDTIGVGTNLDITAEVDRYEDRSCLLLLEPVATAVR comes from the coding sequence ATGGCAACGGACACCGGAGTCACGTACGAGACGAAAACGATCCGTGCGGTCCGCGGCATGGAGTCGCGGATTGTAAAGAAGTGGGAGGCCGACGGCTGGGAGTTGGTCTCGCAGTCGCCAGGTATGGTTCAGGTTGAAATCACCTTCCGTCGCCCCCGGCCGAAGTCTCGTCGGCTGCTTTGGATCATCGGTGGCGGCGTGGTTGTGCTCGTGCTGGCAATCATTGTGACCGTCGGGCTAGTCATCGAGAAGAACACTGCCCCGGCGAATCCCGCGCCGGGTGAAGCGACAGCTTCGCCGAGCGGGCAACCGTCCGCTGAAGCGACTGGCGAAGCAGCGTCACGGTCATCGACCCGTGATGGCGAGGTGCTCACGCCTGAGAACAGTCCTGAGTTCGCGGCTGTCCTCGCGTTCACTGACTACTGCTCGCCGGACATCGCAGCGTTTGCTGCGGCTCATCGTGGTCGAACGATCGTGTTTCCCGGCAGCATCGCCGCGATGGCACCGCACGGGAACGCGAAGACTAGGTACGACATCCTAATCAACGCGGGCGACGCTGCGTCAGCGACTGGACCGGCTTTCCAGTTCCGTGATGAGAACACCCTCAACGACCTCCACTGGGTCGGCCCGGTACCGGACACGATCGGCGTGGGGACGAACCTCGACATAACGGCCGAAGTCGACCGCTACGAGGATCGGTCGTGCCTGCTACTGCTTGAGCCGGTTGCAACCGCCGTTCGCTAG
- a CDS encoding helix-turn-helix domain-containing protein, with amino-acid sequence MAKTTINTAALYSALDAARQERQLSWRALAGKIGVSPSLLSRLGNGLKPDSDGFATIISWLRLPAEDFFEYEGERDAKDDRQPELMAQLAPLLRARKDLSETDVKYLQQIIGATIERARAQG; translated from the coding sequence ATGGCCAAGACCACGATCAACACGGCCGCGCTGTACTCCGCCCTAGACGCCGCGCGCCAAGAGCGACAACTCTCCTGGCGAGCGCTGGCTGGCAAGATCGGCGTGAGCCCTTCTTTGCTCTCCCGGCTCGGCAACGGCCTCAAGCCGGACTCGGACGGCTTCGCGACGATAATTTCCTGGCTCCGCCTGCCGGCCGAGGACTTCTTCGAATACGAGGGAGAACGTGACGCCAAAGACGACCGCCAACCCGAACTCATGGCGCAGCTCGCGCCGCTCCTGCGCGCCCGGAAGGACCTCAGCGAGACCGACGTCAAGTACCTGCAACAGATCATCGGCGCGACCATCGAACGCGCACGGGCGCAGGGATGA
- a CDS encoding SMODS domain-containing nucleotidyltransferase, with product MAHLKQQFKDALSSIEPGDDKANAPEAHRLVRDALEADTKLTEYGVDPVLIGSYKRSVSIKRVKDVDVFVRLPDLPSDVTSKDILDRFFIVCGRGRARFTL from the coding sequence ATGGCTCACCTCAAGCAGCAGTTCAAGGATGCGCTGAGCTCCATCGAGCCCGGCGATGACAAGGCCAATGCGCCGGAGGCGCACCGACTGGTGCGCGATGCGCTCGAAGCCGACACGAAGCTCACCGAGTACGGAGTGGACCCGGTGCTGATCGGTTCGTACAAGAGGAGCGTGTCGATCAAGCGGGTCAAGGACGTTGACGTGTTCGTGCGGCTCCCTGACCTGCCGAGCGACGTCACGTCAAAAGACATCCTCGACCGATTCTTCATCGTGTGTGGACGAGGTCGCGCCCGCTTCACCCTGTGA
- the istB gene encoding IS21-like element helper ATPase IstB, whose product MTTTTSTPVAPQTVPPLPADLDHALRRLKLASIRRSAPEVLLTAKTQRWTPEEVLRTLVETEIAARDASNIRNRLKAAGFPVTKTLESFDVAASSIPANTFEYLSSLEWVRAQHNVALIGPAGTGKSHTLIGLGIAAVHAGHKVRYFTAADLVETLYRGLADNTVGRTIDTLLRQDLLILDEIGFAPLDDTGTQLLFRLVAGAYERRSLAIASHWPFEQWGRFLPEHTTAASILDRLLHHATIVITDGDSYRMTHRTEVPPT is encoded by the coding sequence ATGACCACCACAACATCGACACCCGTTGCACCTCAGACAGTGCCGCCGCTACCGGCCGACCTCGATCACGCGCTACGCCGATTGAAACTGGCCTCGATCCGCCGCAGCGCACCCGAGGTCCTGCTCACCGCGAAAACCCAGCGGTGGACACCCGAAGAAGTACTGCGAACCCTGGTGGAAACCGAGATCGCCGCTCGTGATGCCTCCAACATCCGCAACCGACTAAAAGCTGCCGGGTTCCCGGTCACCAAAACCTTGGAATCGTTCGACGTGGCCGCATCCTCTATTCCGGCCAATACCTTCGAATACCTGTCTTCACTGGAATGGGTTCGGGCGCAACATAATGTCGCCCTGATCGGCCCTGCCGGGACGGGTAAGAGTCACACCCTGATCGGGCTGGGGATCGCCGCAGTGCACGCCGGACACAAAGTGCGGTACTTCACCGCCGCCGACCTCGTGGAGACCCTGTATCGCGGGCTGGCCGACAACACCGTCGGCAGAACCATCGACACCCTGCTGCGCCAAGATCTGCTCATCCTTGACGAGATCGGATTCGCCCCGCTCGACGACACCGGCACCCAACTGCTGTTCCGGCTCGTCGCCGGCGCCTACGAACGCCGATCTCTCGCGATCGCCAGCCACTGGCCCTTCGAACAATGGGGACGATTCCTGCCCGAACACACCACCGCCGCCAGCATCCTCGACCGGCTCCTGCACCACGCCACCATCGTCATCACCGACGGCGACTCCTACCGCATGACACACCGAACGGAGGTGCCACCGACCTAG
- a CDS encoding PaaI family thioesterase — translation MRGDKPLPAHAPWCMGCGEDNPNGLHLEVHLHGDHVYADLQFDERHSGAPGLAHGGAISAACDDIMGFTLWIAETPAVTRTLTVEYRRPVPLHTPVHITASLVDETDRALFIEANGTVGDTTYFAAEAVFVKVDLSHFLRHGDWGATADLITRFFQAD, via the coding sequence ATGAGGGGCGACAAACCACTACCAGCACACGCACCATGGTGCATGGGATGCGGCGAAGACAACCCCAATGGCCTGCACCTCGAGGTACACCTGCACGGCGACCACGTCTACGCCGACCTGCAATTCGACGAGCGCCACTCAGGAGCCCCGGGACTCGCCCACGGCGGAGCCATCTCAGCGGCATGCGATGACATCATGGGTTTCACCCTGTGGATCGCCGAGACACCCGCAGTCACCCGAACCCTCACCGTGGAGTATCGACGCCCGGTCCCACTGCACACCCCCGTGCACATCACCGCCTCCCTCGTCGACGAAACCGACCGCGCGCTCTTCATCGAAGCCAACGGTACTGTCGGCGACACAACCTATTTCGCCGCAGAAGCGGTCTTCGTAAAGGTCGACTTGAGTCATTTTCTTCGTCACGGAGACTGGGGCGCCACAGCAGACCTCATCACCAGATTCTTTCAGGCCGACTAG
- a CDS encoding RND family transporter codes for MVVQRPSGGRLAARRLAERSEYSTTLGRLARFTLAHRFLVIGAWVAVGIVLAILFPQLETVVRQQSVDPIPAGVPSFQALDQMGGAFGEKGAKTTVFVTMENPNGFTDVARERYDMLVLQLRENFDDVQSVRDLLSDPTTAGQALSEDGQAWYLPVGVTGTLGGPTATHAVETVRQTAQRVFDGTDTTVHVTGPTATFSDQIVSAESDLVVITVATVALIAIILLIVYRSLFTALVPLLVIGVSLGVGRGVLSALGELGMPVSQFTVAFMTVILLGAGVDYSVFFISRYHERLRQDATTEVALVDATATIGRVILASAATVALAFLAMVFGQLSVFSTLGPACAIAILIGFLATVTLLPPVLLWAARFGWGAPRRDLTRKYWNRVAVLVVRRPVPLLALTLVGLIVLSVFAMGIQITFDDREGQPATTDSNEGYALLDRHFPQDVTITEFLVVDAPIDLRTASGLADLEQMASRVSQIPGVTRVIGVTRPTGDKLEQAELSWQNGQIGDRLAGAVDDGQNRRGDLEQLRTGAFQLADGLTQLDTQVRTNLAPLAGILDQASTAGQQIQQYQPILRQLAASAPALDRASQNAPQLAALTRQTSAALATVTSILPILDNAPWCTQVPQCAALRAQTRNLDALLSNGTLDQIATLSTQLAQLDTPISTVTDQLTSTVNSLGSTLGSISSQDLPGKLTQLQTGISQLAAGSRQLAAGVSALIDSNLQQLAGMAALATQLQTSARETAGTNSATGFYLPPQANADRRFVDVARQFVSPDGHTVRYAIQTSFDPYSTEAMQLADTITDVALAARPNTTLQDSNIAIAGFPAINADLQRLLTEDFRLLALATLTIVGLILILLLRALIAPLYLLGTVILNYTAALGIGVLIFQHILKTDIAWPVPLLAFIVLVAVGADYNMLLISRLREESQNNIRIGVLRTVTNTGSVITSAGLIFAASMFGLMAGSISIMTQVGLIIGIGLLLDTFIVRTIVVPTIATLVGRASWWPSTRTDTHPVSR; via the coding sequence ATGGTGGTCCAACGTCCAAGTGGTGGGCGCTTGGCGGCGCGCCGGTTGGCGGAACGCAGCGAGTACAGCACGACATTGGGGCGGTTGGCACGGTTCACCTTGGCGCACAGATTCCTCGTCATCGGGGCGTGGGTGGCTGTGGGTATCGTCTTGGCGATACTGTTTCCCCAGCTGGAGACGGTGGTGCGGCAGCAGTCTGTTGATCCGATCCCTGCTGGGGTTCCATCGTTTCAAGCACTCGATCAGATGGGTGGTGCGTTCGGTGAGAAGGGCGCCAAGACCACTGTTTTCGTGACCATGGAGAACCCGAACGGGTTCACCGACGTGGCGCGGGAACGCTACGACATGCTCGTTCTGCAGTTGCGCGAAAATTTCGACGATGTGCAGTCAGTGCGGGATTTGCTCTCCGATCCGACGACGGCCGGCCAGGCCTTGAGTGAGGACGGGCAAGCCTGGTACTTGCCTGTCGGGGTCACCGGAACTTTGGGAGGGCCAACGGCCACGCATGCTGTGGAGACCGTGCGCCAAACCGCGCAGCGCGTGTTTGACGGTACGGACACCACTGTCCATGTCACCGGGCCGACGGCCACTTTCAGTGACCAGATCGTCAGTGCTGAAAGCGATTTAGTCGTGATCACTGTGGCGACGGTGGCGCTTATCGCGATCATTCTGTTGATCGTTTACCGATCGCTGTTCACCGCGCTGGTGCCGTTGTTGGTGATCGGTGTCAGCCTCGGCGTGGGCCGCGGGGTCTTGTCCGCACTCGGCGAACTCGGTATGCCGGTATCGCAGTTCACCGTCGCGTTCATGACCGTCATCCTGCTCGGAGCCGGGGTCGACTACTCAGTCTTTTTCATCAGTCGCTATCACGAACGGCTACGCCAGGACGCTACCACTGAGGTTGCGCTCGTGGACGCGACAGCAACTATCGGACGGGTCATCCTGGCTTCAGCTGCCACGGTGGCGCTGGCCTTTTTGGCGATGGTGTTTGGTCAGCTGAGCGTGTTCTCCACCTTGGGTCCGGCATGCGCGATCGCCATCCTCATCGGATTCCTCGCCACGGTCACCCTGCTACCACCGGTGTTGCTGTGGGCGGCGCGATTCGGCTGGGGCGCACCCAGACGAGATCTGACCCGAAAGTACTGGAATCGCGTCGCCGTGCTCGTCGTGCGGCGTCCTGTGCCTCTGCTGGCACTAACCCTGGTCGGGCTAATCGTGCTTAGCGTCTTCGCGATGGGCATCCAGATCACCTTCGACGATCGTGAGGGGCAGCCCGCGACAACCGACAGCAACGAAGGCTACGCGTTGCTCGACCGTCATTTCCCTCAAGACGTCACTATCACTGAGTTCCTCGTTGTAGATGCACCGATCGATCTCCGTACTGCCAGCGGGCTGGCCGATCTTGAGCAAATGGCCTCACGTGTATCCCAGATCCCCGGAGTGACTCGAGTCATCGGTGTTACCCGTCCCACCGGGGACAAGCTCGAGCAAGCCGAGCTGTCCTGGCAGAACGGTCAGATCGGGGACCGGCTGGCGGGTGCGGTCGACGATGGCCAGAACCGCCGAGGTGACCTCGAACAGCTCCGTACCGGCGCATTCCAACTCGCCGACGGGCTTACTCAGCTCGACACCCAGGTACGCACCAACTTGGCCCCCCTGGCCGGCATCCTCGATCAGGCAAGCACAGCAGGGCAGCAAATTCAGCAGTACCAGCCGATACTCCGCCAACTCGCCGCATCTGCACCAGCGCTCGATCGCGCTTCTCAGAATGCCCCACAGCTGGCCGCGCTCACCCGCCAAACATCTGCAGCCCTGGCAACAGTGACCTCGATCCTGCCCATCCTCGATAATGCGCCCTGGTGCACCCAAGTCCCGCAGTGCGCAGCTCTGCGCGCGCAGACCCGCAATCTCGACGCCCTACTGAGCAACGGGACCCTCGACCAGATCGCCACGCTGTCAACACAACTCGCGCAGCTGGATACACCGATCTCAACAGTCACCGACCAACTCACTTCCACCGTCAACTCACTGGGCTCCACGCTGGGAAGCATCAGCAGCCAAGACCTTCCCGGCAAGCTCACCCAACTGCAAACAGGTATCAGTCAACTCGCGGCGGGATCACGCCAACTCGCCGCCGGTGTATCCGCGCTGATCGACAGCAACCTTCAACAACTCGCCGGGATGGCCGCGCTAGCCACACAACTACAAACCTCCGCCCGCGAGACCGCCGGAACAAACTCAGCAACCGGCTTCTACCTCCCACCTCAGGCCAACGCAGACCGCCGTTTCGTCGACGTCGCTCGCCAGTTCGTCTCGCCCGACGGCCATACCGTGCGCTACGCAATACAAACCAGCTTCGACCCCTACAGCACCGAGGCCATGCAACTGGCCGACACAATCACCGATGTCGCACTCGCCGCCAGACCGAACACAACCCTGCAGGACTCCAACATCGCGATAGCCGGGTTCCCCGCCATCAACGCCGATCTGCAACGTCTACTCACCGAAGACTTCCGACTCCTAGCGTTGGCCACCCTCACCATCGTCGGCCTGATCCTGATACTCCTACTCCGAGCACTCATCGCGCCGCTATACCTTCTGGGCACCGTCATACTCAACTACACCGCGGCACTGGGTATCGGTGTCCTGATCTTTCAACACATCCTCAAAACCGATATCGCCTGGCCCGTACCACTACTGGCCTTCATAGTCCTCGTCGCGGTCGGCGCCGACTACAACATGCTTCTTATCTCTCGCCTACGCGAAGAATCCCAAAACAACATCCGCATCGGCGTCCTGAGAACCGTCACCAACACCGGATCAGTCATCACCTCGGCCGGCCTCATCTTCGCTGCCAGCATGTTCGGACTCATGGCCGGATCCATCTCGATCATGACCCAGGTCGGACTCATCATCGGCATCGGCCTGCTGCTCGACACCTTCATCGTCCGCACCATCGTTGTGCCGACCATCGCCACACTTGTCGGCAGAGCAAGCTGGTGGCCGAGTACCCGAACCGACACGCATCCAGTGTCCCGCTAG
- a CDS encoding TetR/AcrR family transcriptional regulator, with protein METIDSDDVDPRRVRSRQRLLDAAVTLLNSGGVEAVTVEAVTRLSRVARTTLYRHFESSTDLVAAAFERLLPQAETPETTTSIRDDLLKLMQRQAELIEQAPLQLTTLAWLAMLPEQPRQSGQSDGDQNALAPLRRRVVEQYREPFDRVLTSDVATAELGDLDLTMAVTQLAGPLVFAKLTGIRSMTVGDLEQLVDDFLMAHRRHQTS; from the coding sequence GTGGAAACCATCGATTCCGACGATGTTGACCCGAGGCGGGTTCGGTCGCGTCAGCGTTTGTTGGATGCTGCGGTGACCTTGCTGAACAGTGGCGGGGTCGAAGCCGTTACCGTGGAGGCGGTCACTCGACTGTCTCGTGTTGCTCGCACCACCTTGTATCGTCACTTCGAGAGCTCCACAGATCTGGTGGCGGCTGCCTTCGAGCGATTGTTGCCTCAGGCCGAGACCCCCGAGACGACGACGTCGATCCGTGATGACCTGCTGAAGCTGATGCAGCGGCAGGCTGAGCTTATTGAGCAGGCACCGCTGCAGTTGACGACGCTGGCATGGTTGGCAATGCTTCCCGAGCAGCCCCGGCAATCCGGGCAATCCGACGGGGATCAGAACGCGCTCGCGCCACTGCGTCGTCGAGTCGTCGAGCAGTATCGAGAACCATTCGATCGAGTTTTGACGAGTGACGTGGCCACGGCGGAGCTCGGCGACCTCGATTTGACCATGGCAGTCACTCAACTGGCGGGCCCCCTTGTCTTTGCCAAGCTCACGGGCATTCGGTCGATGACCGTTGGCGATCTCGAACAGCTTGTCGACGATTTCCTCATGGCCCACCGGCGACACCAAACCTCCTGA
- a CDS encoding lipase family protein: protein MVPASKWTGRGPRPLVTYAVGTHGSDPSCRPSQLLTRGLTTDRSGVPMIELQLLDVASLLTRGFAVTMTDFQGTEAPGRLPYLQPIPQAHAVLDAARAAISVGAVDRRAPVGIWGYSQGGGAAAAAAEQAKSYAPELNIRGSVVGAPPTNPARTMMFNEGKLSAGVIGYFVNGVRAEYPQLAPKIDAKLNSQGRDFLRKTAGECLVGSVVGHYFRSTKGMTVSGRPLIEELASDPEINSVFQSFVMGRTAPSHPVLLMQNVNDDVVPAGDSNATADAWKRGGTNVARANINTPSLPPIGAPGHAVGLVTGNIAVNWLAGRLTQ, encoded by the coding sequence ATGGTTCCGGCTTCGAAGTGGACTGGTAGAGGACCTCGCCCATTGGTCACCTATGCAGTTGGCACCCACGGCTCGGATCCGAGTTGCCGACCTTCACAGCTGCTGACTCGCGGACTGACCACCGACCGCTCTGGCGTTCCTATGATCGAGCTACAGCTGCTTGACGTGGCTTCCCTCTTGACTCGAGGGTTCGCTGTAACCATGACCGACTTTCAGGGGACGGAGGCGCCGGGGCGGCTACCTTACCTGCAGCCCATTCCCCAAGCCCACGCAGTGCTTGATGCTGCGCGCGCCGCTATATCGGTGGGGGCAGTTGATCGCCGAGCGCCTGTCGGAATCTGGGGATACTCACAGGGGGGCGGGGCAGCTGCCGCCGCTGCCGAACAGGCCAAGTCTTATGCCCCTGAACTCAATATCAGAGGGTCTGTGGTCGGTGCGCCCCCGACCAACCCGGCGCGAACAATGATGTTCAACGAAGGGAAGCTATCGGCCGGAGTTATTGGCTACTTCGTGAACGGGGTACGGGCTGAGTATCCGCAACTTGCGCCGAAGATCGATGCGAAACTAAACAGTCAGGGTAGAGATTTTCTGCGTAAGACTGCGGGTGAGTGTCTGGTGGGCAGTGTCGTCGGCCACTATTTCAGATCGACAAAGGGGATGACGGTAAGTGGGCGACCGTTAATCGAAGAGTTGGCTTCCGATCCTGAGATAAACAGCGTATTCCAGAGTTTCGTAATGGGACGAACGGCACCGAGTCATCCGGTACTCCTTATGCAGAACGTGAACGACGACGTTGTCCCCGCCGGCGATTCGAATGCCACGGCAGACGCTTGGAAACGCGGGGGTACCAACGTCGCCAGGGCGAATATCAACACACCATCGCTACCGCCCATCGGAGCTCCAGGACACGCAGTCGGATTGGTTACCGGTAATATCGCAGTCAACTGGCTGGCAGGCCGACTCACCCAATAA
- a CDS encoding ImmA/IrrE family metallo-endopeptidase: protein MRRGFKTEAKNLALELRAEIGLDAHTPFDPYVFASEYGITVVQLSDLDGAARDHFLRADGSALSGALIPHGTGVVILENDAQPLTRRRTTMCHELAHVVLEHQFGVSLSDERKCGLGGVQEAEADWLSGEILIPNEGAFRLARENASDEEAADTYGVSLALARWRMNHSGARKVMERARAKRSKTPSPYR, encoded by the coding sequence GTGCGTCGAGGATTCAAGACCGAGGCGAAGAACCTCGCACTGGAGCTACGGGCCGAGATCGGCCTCGATGCGCACACGCCGTTCGACCCCTACGTCTTCGCCTCTGAGTACGGCATCACCGTCGTCCAACTCAGCGACCTCGACGGCGCCGCGCGCGACCACTTCCTCCGAGCGGACGGAAGCGCACTGTCCGGGGCGCTGATCCCGCACGGCACTGGGGTGGTCATCCTAGAGAACGATGCTCAGCCCCTGACCCGTCGTCGCACCACCATGTGCCACGAACTCGCCCACGTCGTCCTGGAGCACCAGTTCGGCGTTTCGCTCTCCGACGAGCGGAAGTGCGGGCTCGGCGGAGTCCAAGAAGCCGAAGCCGACTGGCTCTCAGGGGAGATACTGATTCCCAACGAGGGTGCATTCCGGCTCGCCCGAGAAAACGCCTCTGACGAGGAGGCAGCTGATACCTACGGCGTCAGCCTCGCTCTCGCCCGCTGGAGAATGAACCACAGCGGCGCCCGCAAGGTCATGGAACGCGCTCGCGCCAAACGGTCCAAGACGCCCAGCCCCTACCGGTAG
- a CDS encoding IS110 family transposase, whose amino-acid sequence MDEKIWVGIDVGRHAHHAAAVDEAGTVLWSRRLPNDQPAIEALMDRVADMKFVVWAIDMTAPESALLRGVLAARRQQIRYVPGRVVHSMTGAFAGEGKTDARDAVVIAQTARLRGDLATVSAPDDVAIELDLLTGHRNDLVAERTRGINRLRGLLTRIFPALERCFDYSTLTGLTFLTRFATPSAIAAVSDDEIYDHLRSHGVRRPTIPKMIDKARAAAAAQTVTLPGEATTALLVQHAATSLVMLTRQIADLDKQITEVFRRHRHARILESVPGIGTRSGAELVAITGGDLTSFGSPARLAAYAGLAPVPHDSGNRRGALRRPQRYHRGLRKVFYMAALNSSQRDGPSREFYQRKRREKRSHVHALIALARRLVDVVWALIRDGRVWLPRPTVERVSVDEVGAMAG is encoded by the coding sequence ATGGACGAAAAGATCTGGGTAGGAATTGATGTCGGTCGGCATGCGCATCACGCCGCCGCGGTCGATGAGGCGGGAACGGTGCTGTGGTCTCGGCGGCTTCCCAACGATCAACCGGCGATCGAAGCGCTCATGGACCGGGTCGCCGACATGAAATTCGTGGTGTGGGCGATCGACATGACCGCACCGGAATCGGCGCTGCTGAGGGGTGTGCTGGCTGCGCGGCGCCAGCAGATCCGCTACGTGCCCGGCCGGGTCGTGCACAGCATGACCGGTGCGTTCGCGGGTGAGGGCAAGACCGATGCCCGCGATGCGGTCGTGATCGCCCAGACAGCCCGCCTACGTGGCGATCTCGCCACCGTCTCGGCGCCCGACGACGTCGCGATCGAACTCGACCTGCTGACCGGACATCGCAACGACCTCGTCGCTGAACGTACGCGAGGCATCAACCGCCTGCGCGGCCTGCTGACCCGCATCTTCCCTGCACTAGAACGGTGTTTCGACTACTCGACACTGACCGGTCTAACGTTCCTCACCCGCTTCGCCACGCCATCTGCGATCGCTGCGGTCTCTGACGACGAGATCTACGACCACCTGCGCAGTCACGGCGTCCGCCGACCCACGATCCCGAAGATGATCGACAAAGCCCGTGCCGCGGCGGCCGCGCAGACCGTCACCCTGCCTGGCGAGGCGACCACAGCCCTACTGGTGCAACACGCGGCTACCTCGTTGGTCATGCTGACCCGTCAGATCGCCGACCTGGATAAGCAGATCACCGAGGTGTTCCGCCGCCACCGTCACGCACGGATTCTCGAATCCGTGCCAGGCATCGGCACCCGAAGCGGCGCTGAGCTCGTCGCGATCACCGGCGGCGACCTCACTTCGTTCGGCTCGCCCGCCAGACTCGCCGCCTACGCCGGCCTTGCTCCGGTACCGCACGACTCCGGTAACCGCCGGGGAGCCTTGCGTAGACCCCAGCGTTACCACAGAGGACTTCGCAAGGTGTTCTACATGGCCGCACTCAACAGCTCGCAACGCGACGGCCCGTCCCGCGAGTTCTACCAGCGCAAACGACGCGAGAAGCGTTCCCACGTCCACGCTCTCATCGCTCTCGCTAGACGTCTGGTTGACGTGGTCTGGGCACTGATCCGCGACGGTAGGGTGTGGTTGCCGCGGCCGACCGTCGAGCGGGTGTCAGTCGATGAGGTGGGCGCGATGGCTGGATGA